One genomic region from Desulforegulaceae bacterium encodes:
- a CDS encoding dihydroorotate dehydrogenase-like protein: MDLSTNYMGLNLKSPVIAGSSGLTGSVENVKKFASNGAGAVVLKSIFEEEVRYEYADFLETAKKKWGDPKYFDYEGQRNPIEYYDYLIREENLKKYTELIENCKSETDIPIIASINCFFYSVEWLAYASNLEQAGADALELNMFFPPTDFKHTKQEKEDLYFKIIDEVTKVISIPVALKISPYFTDLGPMIQKLSQTKIKGLVLFNRFFSPDFDIEKLEVKPSFMMSTPAELALSLRWVAFMANKVDCDLSASTGVHDSDALIKQLLAGASSVQTVSALYKNGAGYIKEMIDGLEKWMTSKKFTSISDFKGKLSQEKSSDPAVYERAQFMRYFGGKKNIIL, encoded by the coding sequence ATGGATCTTTCAACCAATTATATGGGGCTTAACTTAAAAAGTCCTGTAATAGCAGGAAGCTCAGGGCTTACAGGTTCTGTTGAAAATGTTAAAAAATTTGCTTCAAACGGTGCAGGTGCTGTTGTATTAAAATCAATTTTTGAAGAAGAAGTAAGGTATGAATATGCTGATTTTTTAGAAACTGCCAAAAAAAAATGGGGTGATCCTAAATATTTTGATTATGAAGGTCAAAGAAACCCCATTGAATATTATGATTATCTTATCCGCGAAGAAAATCTAAAAAAATACACTGAATTGATAGAAAATTGTAAATCAGAAACAGATATTCCCATAATAGCAAGTATAAACTGTTTTTTTTATTCAGTTGAATGGCTTGCTTATGCCTCAAACCTTGAGCAGGCAGGTGCTGACGCACTTGAGCTTAATATGTTTTTCCCTCCTACAGATTTTAAACATACAAAGCAGGAAAAAGAAGATCTTTATTTTAAAATTATTGATGAGGTTACCAAGGTAATATCAATTCCTGTTGCATTGAAAATCAGTCCTTATTTTACAGATCTAGGGCCTATGATTCAGAAATTGTCTCAAACAAAGATTAAAGGACTTGTTTTATTTAACAGATTTTTCAGTCCTGATTTTGATATTGAAAAGCTTGAAGTAAAACCTTCTTTTATGATGAGTACCCCTGCTGAGCTTGCTTTATCCCTTCGCTGGGTGGCATTTATGGCAAACAAAGTTGATTGTGATCTTTCGGCTTCTACAGGTGTTCATGATTCCGATGCTCTTATTAAGCAGCTTCTTGCCGGAGCAAGCAGTGTTCAGACTGTTTCAGCTCTTTATAAAAACGGAGCAGGCTATATAAAAGAAATGATTGACGGACTTGAAAAATGGATGACTTCCAAAAAGTTTACAAGTATTTCTGATTTTAAAGGAAAGTTAAGCCAGGAAAAAAGTTCTGATCCCGCTGTTTATGAACGTGCTCAGTTTATGCGCTATTTTGGGGGAAAGAAAAATATCATTCTTTAA
- the hcp gene encoding hydroxylamine reductase, which produces MFCFQCQETAKNQGCTKRGVCGKSNDTSNLQDLLIHSVRGMCVVGSKAELKGDKLNDCAGFAAKAMFSTITNANFDNDKINALTKEAISRRDALIKDFEIKGDLPESAKFSEITDEKAATSGILSEENPDIRSLRETITIGLKGICAYYEHANILGYFDEEISKFIIDCLSATEVEKDGDKLLQWLLKTGEFAVTTMAILDKANTETYGNPEITQVNIGAGKNPGILISGHDLKDMENLLKQTEGTGVDVYTHGEMLPANYYPAFKKYEHFVGNYGNAWWKQNEEFESFNGAILMTTNCIIPVKDSYKDRIFTTGMTGYPGLVHIEKSEGKEKDFSAVIECAKKCKPPVEIETGTITGGFGHHQTLALADKIVEAVKSGAIKKFVIMAGCDGRMKSREYFTDMAKALPKDTVILTAGCAKYRYNKLNLGDIGGIPRVLDAGQCNDSYSLAVIALKLKEVFGAEDINDLPIDYAIGWYEQKAVTVLLALLHLGFKGVRIGPTLPGFLSENVAKTLIDTFGLKKTTDVETDLKDIMG; this is translated from the coding sequence ATGTTTTGTTTTCAATGTCAGGAAACTGCAAAAAATCAGGGTTGTACAAAAAGAGGAGTATGTGGAAAATCAAATGACACTTCAAATCTTCAGGATCTTCTCATTCACAGCGTAAGAGGTATGTGCGTAGTTGGATCAAAAGCTGAGCTTAAAGGCGACAAACTGAATGATTGTGCAGGATTTGCTGCAAAAGCTATGTTTTCAACAATAACAAATGCAAATTTTGATAATGATAAGATTAATGCTCTTACCAAGGAAGCTATTTCAAGAAGAGATGCTTTAATTAAAGACTTTGAAATTAAAGGTGATTTGCCTGAGTCTGCCAAATTCAGCGAAATTACAGATGAAAAAGCTGCAACTTCAGGAATTCTTTCAGAGGAAAATCCTGATATCAGATCTTTAAGAGAAACTATTACCATAGGTTTAAAGGGGATCTGTGCCTATTATGAGCATGCCAATATTTTAGGATATTTTGATGAAGAGATTTCAAAGTTCATCATTGATTGTCTTTCTGCAACAGAGGTTGAAAAAGACGGAGACAAACTTCTTCAATGGCTTTTGAAAACAGGAGAGTTTGCAGTAACTACAATGGCAATCCTTGATAAAGCAAATACTGAAACCTATGGAAATCCTGAGATTACCCAGGTAAATATAGGAGCTGGGAAAAATCCTGGGATTTTAATAAGTGGCCATGATCTTAAAGATATGGAAAATTTGCTTAAGCAGACCGAAGGTACAGGAGTTGATGTTTATACCCATGGTGAAATGCTTCCAGCAAACTATTATCCTGCTTTTAAAAAGTATGAGCACTTTGTTGGAAATTATGGGAATGCATGGTGGAAGCAAAACGAAGAATTTGAGTCTTTTAACGGTGCAATTCTTATGACCACAAATTGTATAATCCCTGTTAAGGATTCCTATAAAGACAGAATTTTTACCACAGGAATGACAGGTTATCCAGGACTTGTTCATATTGAAAAATCTGAGGGCAAAGAAAAAGATTTTTCAGCGGTAATTGAATGTGCAAAAAAATGCAAGCCTCCTGTTGAAATTGAAACAGGAACTATTACAGGCGGTTTTGGCCATCACCAGACTCTTGCACTGGCAGACAAAATTGTTGAAGCTGTAAAATCAGGTGCAATTAAAAAGTTTGTTATCATGGCAGGATGTGACGGAAGAATGAAGTCCAGGGAATATTTTACTGATATGGCAAAAGCTCTTCCCAAAGACACTGTAATTCTTACAGCAGGATGTGCTAAGTACAGATATAACAAGCTTAATCTCGGCGATATAGGCGGAATTCCAAGGGTTCTTGATGCAGGACAGTGTAATGACTCATATTCCCTTGCTGTGATAGCTCTTAAACTAAAAGAAGTATTTGGAGCAGAAGACATAAATGATCTTCCAATTGATTATGCAATTGGATGGTATGAGCAAAAAGCTGTAACAGTTCTTCTTGCACTTCTTCATCTTGGATTCAAGGGTGTAAGAATAGGGCCCACACTTCCCGGATTTTTGTCTGAAAATGTTGCAAAAACTCTTATTGATACTTTTGGCCTTAAAAAAACTACAGATGTTGAAACAGACCTTAAAGATATCATGGGATAA